Below is a window of Mycolicibacterium chitae DNA.
CAAAGGCGTTGCCGCCCAGTTCTTCGAGATCAGCGACCTGACCCCGGACGGCCCCACCGCCACGCTGCGGTTGGCCTGCTTCCTGCGCGGCGCCGACGGTCAGGAGCACGCCTACGGCGTGGACAGCCCGCTGCTGGGTTACTCCTACTACGGCGAGGTCCTGCTGGACTGGGTCGTCGAGCGGCTGGCCAACCAGAAGGGTTCGCCGGACACCCCGCTCGAGGACGTGGGCGCGCTGCTGGTGGCCTCCGGTCACCCCGAGCACGTGCTGATCGGTATCGGCGCCACCCGCTACACCGAACTGGGGGCCTCGACCTACCTGCAGGGCGAGGATCAGGCCGTGGTGCGGGTGTACGACACCGCCTCGGACGCGGCTTCCGAACTGCGGCAGACGGTTTCGCCGCGCTAGCGACTACCGCCCGAGCACCTCGTCGAGCTTGGCCAGGAACTCCTCGGGGTGCTTCGGGGTGAACGCGGGGCGCTGCCGCGCGCCGATGTCGAGGGTCACCAGCGTGGACTTGAACGGCCGCCCGAGGTCCAGTGGCAGCCAGCGGCGCAGGTCCAGATCCGAACTGCCCCAGATCCGGAACCGCTGGGTGAGATAACCCAGCGGCTCGGCGGTGTAGCCGCGGATCGAGTCGACGGGGATCACCTTCGAGGTGCCCGACGGGAAGTGGTAGCGGCGCAACGTGATCGCGTGCCGATCCAGCTGGACCATGCCGTCGTCGTAGTACTGCCGCGGTGGGGCGCTCACAGCTTGGCGGTCCGCAGTTGATGGCCCTTGGAGGTCAGGCAGCGGCCGTTGGTGAGGTTCCACTGCCAGCCGTGCAGGTTGCAGGTCAGCGTGTCACCCTCGACCACTCCGAACTTCGACAGGTCGGCCTTCAGGTGCGGGCAGCGGCGCTGGATCTCCCAGCCGTCCAGGACGATCGAGGCCGAGTCGTCGTGCGCCTCGGCGAACCAGCCGTCGGCGTAGGCGATGCGCTCGTCGGTCAGGCACTTGAAGAACGTGTAGAGGTACTCGTTGTAGCCGCCCACCCGCCAGGCCTTGAAGCGGGTGGACAAGAAGATCGTGTTGACCCAGTCCGGCTCCCGGTCGCGGACCACGGTGCGCACCAACTCGGTGCCGATCTCGAACCCGTAGCGGAACTTCTCGTCCGCAATGGGTTCGCGCACAGTGCGTTTCGGGAAGTCCAGGACCACGGTCTCGTTGTGGTCGCCCGAGGTCAGCCGCAGCTCGACGGGGTAGCCGATGCCGTCGCAGATCTGGTCGGTCTGCAACATGATGGGCTCGAACAGGTTGCGCAGCGGCTCCAGCAGGGGCTCGCCGGCGGCCGGGGCCCAGCGCGCCTTCTCGGCGGCCAGCACGGGCGCCATCCGCTGCGCGTAGGCCTCGATGTAGTCGGCCTTGCCCGTGGTGAAGATGGCCTGGACCTGATCCTCGGGCAGCGGCTGGGTCAGCGAATTCAGTTGTGAGCCGGTGAAGTCGGCCACCGTGCCCGGCACCATCAGCAGCCCGCCGTCGTGGCCGTTGCGGCGCATCTGGTCGAGGAAGACCACCTGGTCGGGGAAGATGTTGGCCGGGTCGTCGTGGTCGTCGTTGAGGTCGCGCAGGGCGGGGTCGAGGAAGCACGGCGGGCCGGCCGACGGGATCACCCACGTCGCACCCACCTGGGCGATGTACTGGCGGCAGCGGTCCATCTGGCGTTGCCGCTTCTGGCTGCCGAACGCTTCCTTCGCGCGGGCCGGCATGTCGTAGACCATCGGGTACCAGATGGCGCCCGAGTACTGCAGCATGTGCACGTCGACGTGGCCGAACTCGGCCGCCACCATGTCCAGGTCGATGGGGCGGGCGTCGTTCATGTTGAACACCGTGGTGGTGCCGTCGGAGACCACCAGGCCCGAGTCGCCGATGGGCCCGTCGGCGGGGGCGCGCAGCGCGATGATCATGATGTCGAGGTCGCCCTTGGGCCCGCTCAGCGTGTGCTTGGTCGAGTCGGTGGTCTCGACGAAGCGGTGGAAGCCCAGCTTCTCCAGCTCGCGCTTGAGGTCGGGCACCGGGAAGTCCGGCAGCAGCACCACGGCGTCCTTGTTGACGTGCGCGCGCAGGTTCTCCGGGTCGAAGTGGTCCTTGTGCAGGTGCGACACGTAGAGGTAGTCGCAGTCGCCGAGCGCGTCCCAGTCCAGCTCGCTGTTGTCGGGGAAGACGAACCACGAACCGAAGTACGCCGGGTTGACCCACGGGTCGCACAGGATGCTCCCGGCTGTGGTGTCGATCCGGAAGCCGGCGTGACCGACGCTGGTGACCTGCACTGATACTCTCCGAACACGATTCTGGCCGGGCTGCGGCCGAGCCTTTTGCAGTCCCGAGCTTAGTCGCCGTCGGGCGCCGCGGCGCCCGACAGTCGCACGCGGCCCCGGGTCCGATGGGCCCCGTCGGCGGTGCCAATATGCTCTGGCGCACCCCCGGCTAGGCTGGTTGGCTGTGGAACCCGTATACGGCACCGTCATCCAGCTTGCGCGTGCGGCCTGGCGAGTCCAGGGCCTCACGTTCACGGTGACGGGGGTGGAGAA
It encodes the following:
- a CDS encoding DUF5718 family protein, whose product is MRNWFGFGVAGNFAGHLEQAGEAADFVSVVSEGTAPKGIFPWYAPGSDSFLGEYPLSSDQILLPPETDGPLNLQIEPEVGLACRVKWNGDTVASLEPFALGAFNDCSIRRPGAPKISHKKNWGPASKGVAAQFFEISDLTPDGPTATLRLACFLRGADGQEHAYGVDSPLLGYSYYGEVLLDWVVERLANQKGSPDTPLEDVGALLVASGHPEHVLIGIGATRYTELGASTYLQGEDQAVVRVYDTASDAASELRQTVSPR
- a CDS encoding Rieske 2Fe-2S domain-containing protein, giving the protein MQVTSVGHAGFRIDTTAGSILCDPWVNPAYFGSWFVFPDNSELDWDALGDCDYLYVSHLHKDHFDPENLRAHVNKDAVVLLPDFPVPDLKRELEKLGFHRFVETTDSTKHTLSGPKGDLDIMIIALRAPADGPIGDSGLVVSDGTTTVFNMNDARPIDLDMVAAEFGHVDVHMLQYSGAIWYPMVYDMPARAKEAFGSQKRQRQMDRCRQYIAQVGATWVIPSAGPPCFLDPALRDLNDDHDDPANIFPDQVVFLDQMRRNGHDGGLLMVPGTVADFTGSQLNSLTQPLPEDQVQAIFTTGKADYIEAYAQRMAPVLAAEKARWAPAAGEPLLEPLRNLFEPIMLQTDQICDGIGYPVELRLTSGDHNETVVLDFPKRTVREPIADEKFRYGFEIGTELVRTVVRDREPDWVNTIFLSTRFKAWRVGGYNEYLYTFFKCLTDERIAYADGWFAEAHDDSASIVLDGWEIQRRCPHLKADLSKFGVVEGDTLTCNLHGWQWNLTNGRCLTSKGHQLRTAKL